The following proteins are encoded in a genomic region of Candidatus Terasakiella magnetica:
- a CDS encoding response regulator, protein MGKTILIVEDSPMCMKLLNDLVSSVGHETINTSTGEEALELAFQHRPELIILDYKLPGMSGVEVNKVLKNDPRTNEIPVIVVSSHCNEREGQQLVLSGFEAFVPKPVSTNKLIDLISKII, encoded by the coding sequence ATGGGAAAAACTATCTTAATTGTTGAAGACAGTCCTATGTGCATGAAGTTATTAAATGATCTTGTTTCATCGGTTGGTCATGAAACGATCAATACTTCAACCGGTGAGGAGGCTCTTGAGTTAGCCTTTCAACACAGACCTGAATTGATAATCTTGGATTACAAATTGCCTGGTATGAGTGGTGTTGAGGTGAATAAAGTGTTGAAGAACGACCCAAGGACAAACGAAATTCCTGTAATCGTAGTCTCATCCCATTGTAATGAACGTGAAGGACAACAATTAGTTTTGTCGGGGTTTGAAGCTTTTGTCCCCAAACCCGTTTCTACTAATAAGCTTATAGATTTAATATCGAAAATAATTTGA
- a CDS encoding tyrosine-type recombinase/integrase produces MKQAKVISPTEMRRLLAVVDAGKHPARNRVAIMLSYYAGLRVGEIAALKISDVFGSELNVKDQIQLKAAYTKGNKARVAFVSDKLKREIKSYLKTLSVINADRPFLLTQRNTPFSPNTLCQLFGKLYGDAGIDGATSHSGRRSFITKLAHSGISPKVIMTLAGHQHLTTTQRYIDVNDEMMREAVEVI; encoded by the coding sequence ATGAAACAGGCAAAGGTTATATCCCCAACAGAAATGAGGCGTTTGTTAGCTGTTGTTGATGCGGGAAAGCATCCTGCACGTAACCGTGTCGCGATTATGCTGTCTTATTACGCGGGGTTACGTGTGGGAGAAATTGCAGCGTTGAAAATTTCTGATGTGTTTGGCAGTGAGTTAAACGTCAAAGATCAAATCCAGCTTAAAGCTGCTTATACAAAAGGGAATAAAGCCCGCGTTGCATTCGTTAGCGATAAGCTTAAGCGTGAAATCAAAAGCTATTTGAAAACGCTGTCAGTGATCAATGCAGATAGACCGTTTCTTCTCACTCAAAGAAACACACCATTTTCTCCCAACACGCTTTGTCAGCTCTTTGGCAAACTATACGGTGATGCTGGTATTGATGGAGCAACGAGCCATAGCGGTCGTCGATCGTTTATCACCAAGCTTGCACATAGCGGTATTAGCCCGAAGGTGATTATGACGCTTGCGGGGCATCAGCACCTGACGACGACACAACGTTATATTGATGTTAACGACGAGATGATGCGTGAAGCTGTCGAGGTGATCTAA
- a CDS encoding MerR family transcriptional regulator has protein sequence MGVSYTIGKVAKATGCKVPTIRYYEEIGILAPAERTAGNQRVFSQKHLDRLLFIRHARDLGFSLEAIRQLLRLSDDPDQSCEAADAIAREQLGEVDKRISKLKALKKELQHMITQCKGGRISDCRIIEVISTHQS, from the coding sequence ATGGGTGTTTCATACACAATTGGGAAGGTCGCAAAAGCGACGGGGTGTAAGGTCCCAACGATTAGATATTACGAAGAGATAGGTATTTTGGCACCTGCCGAACGCACAGCAGGAAACCAGAGGGTCTTTAGTCAAAAGCACCTTGATCGTCTTCTGTTTATCCGTCATGCCCGAGACTTAGGATTTTCACTTGAGGCGATCCGCCAATTACTGAGGCTTTCAGATGATCCCGACCAATCATGTGAGGCCGCCGATGCCATTGCCAGAGAACAGTTGGGTGAAGTGGATAAAAGAATATCTAAGCTCAAGGCCCTAAAGAAAGAACTCCAGCATATGATTACCCAATGCAAAGGTGGTCGGATCAGTGATTGTAGAATTATTGAGGTTATCAGCACCCATCAGAGTTGA
- the grxD gene encoding Grx4 family monothiol glutaredoxin, with translation MNDNPVFERIEQDIADNSVLLFMKGSPMFPQCGFSAAVVQVLTHIGVKFKGVDVLTDPEIREGIKQFSNWPTIPQLYVKGEFVGGCDIIREMFDNGELAQLLKDKGIETAA, from the coding sequence ATGAACGACAACCCTGTTTTTGAACGTATCGAGCAAGATATTGCTGACAATTCCGTACTTCTTTTCATGAAGGGGTCACCGATGTTCCCGCAATGTGGTTTCTCTGCTGCTGTTGTGCAGGTCCTCACACATATTGGCGTGAAGTTCAAAGGCGTTGATGTTCTAACAGACCCTGAAATTCGCGAAGGCATCAAACAGTTTTCTAACTGGCCAACGATCCCACAGCTTTATGTTAAAGGCGAGTTTGTTGGTGGCTGCGATATCATTCGTGAAATGTTTGATAATGGCGAACTGGCTCAATTGCTTAAAGATAAAGGCATTGAAACAGCCGCTTAA
- a CDS encoding GcrA family cell cycle regulator produces MMSVDWTPERIEILTQLWSEGIATSEIGRRLDVTKNAVVGKVHRLGLPKRQSPIQRKPAKKKKAPEPEVITMDKLRPGMCAWPIGDPGMPGFHFCGGKSTEGKPYCEPHCEQAYVRNVKEDKNAKKAAAAAAAAKAKAKAK; encoded by the coding sequence ATGATGAGTGTAGATTGGACGCCGGAACGAATTGAGATTTTAACTCAGCTCTGGAGTGAAGGTATTGCAACAAGTGAAATTGGTCGTCGCCTAGACGTCACGAAAAACGCTGTTGTGGGTAAAGTTCACCGTCTTGGTTTGCCAAAACGCCAATCTCCAATTCAGCGCAAACCCGCCAAGAAAAAGAAGGCTCCTGAGCCAGAAGTGATCACAATGGACAAATTGCGCCCGGGCATGTGTGCCTGGCCCATTGGTGATCCGGGCATGCCGGGTTTTCATTTCTGTGGGGGGAAATCTACAGAAGGTAAGCCTTATTGCGAACCCCATTGTGAACAGGCTTATGTGCGTAACGTTAAAGAAGACAAAAATGCCAAGAAAGCGGCCGCTGCGGCAGCCGCTGCAAAAGCAAAGGCAAAAGCAAAATAA
- a CDS encoding DUF6626 family protein: MQIVKEIYEFTRANNLADNESDFSLKWLNKSARYYNMLKLTGRDASFDALIRLSTNLQLRKTAYKQSRIKEMQDIGNSIEAFDQKLHNVIKARTIAEAVFLS; encoded by the coding sequence ATGCAAATCGTCAAAGAAATTTATGAATTTACCCGCGCAAACAATTTAGCAGACAACGAAAGCGATTTTTCGCTTAAGTGGCTGAATAAATCTGCACGCTATTACAATATGCTGAAATTAACGGGACGTGATGCGAGTTTTGATGCATTGATACGTCTATCTACAAACCTACAGCTTCGAAAAACGGCATATAAACAGAGCCGAATTAAAGAAATGCAGGATATTGGAAACAGTATCGAAGCATTTGATCAAAAGCTCCACAACGTCATCAAAGCACGAACAATTGCAGAGGCTGTTTTCTTAAGTTGA
- a CDS encoding cell wall hydrolase, whose protein sequence is MANCRYSKCPEDAIDTMARTLYGEARGEKVRGLEAIACVIINRVEKALEKGGYWWGSDVENVCLRPWQFSCWNPNDPNREKVLVVQKSNKIFATCLRVARRALYGGVKDPTGGATHYHRHGLLPAWAGKQIPCAEVGNHVFYKDIP, encoded by the coding sequence ATGGCTAATTGCCGATATTCAAAATGTCCCGAAGATGCGATTGATACAATGGCACGTACCCTTTACGGGGAAGCGCGGGGTGAAAAAGTTCGCGGGCTGGAAGCGATTGCCTGTGTGATTATCAACCGTGTGGAAAAGGCCCTTGAAAAGGGCGGCTACTGGTGGGGCAGTGATGTTGAAAATGTCTGTTTGCGCCCGTGGCAGTTTTCTTGCTGGAACCCGAATGACCCAAATCGTGAGAAAGTTCTGGTGGTGCAGAAAAGCAATAAAATCTTTGCAACGTGCCTGCGTGTGGCGCGTCGTGCCCTTTATGGCGGGGTAAAAGACCCCACAGGTGGCGCAACCCATTATCATCGCCATGGTCTGTTACCAGCATGGGCGGGTAAGCAAATTCCTTGTGCAGAAGTGGGTAACCATGTGTTTTACAAGGATATTCCATGA
- a CDS encoding SO_0444 family Cu/Zn efflux transporter has translation MNAFIENLYTLGLDAAPWLVLGLFLAGLIKAWVPQDGLARLLSGKGLKPVIMGAVVGAPLPICSCGVLPVVIGMRRAGASREATTSFLVSTPETGVDSVAISYGMFGPFMAVARPIAALFSAITTGLLMAFLPAEQKEAVKEAATTSSCGGSSCGCSGGDEKPVEVTKPSFSQNTLNGLHYAFGDIFDDIAGWLVFGLVLATAVMTWVPPMAFAEYATGIMGMVIMVIIGIPMYICATASTPVAVSLILAGVSPGAAMVFMLAGPATNVATMGIVRKEMGNAALGLYLSGIIVTSILAGLATDYVAQKMGYDVLVQMSGDTELIPTWIAISTLVVLGVLLTKKLSKDMIGAFSRVFRKESLEVS, from the coding sequence ATGAACGCTTTTATTGAAAACCTTTATACCCTTGGCTTAGATGCTGCTCCTTGGCTGGTGTTAGGATTGTTTCTTGCAGGCCTTATCAAAGCGTGGGTGCCACAAGACGGTCTTGCTCGACTGCTCAGCGGTAAGGGATTAAAACCCGTCATCATGGGGGCTGTTGTAGGCGCTCCGCTTCCAATTTGTTCCTGCGGCGTCTTGCCCGTTGTTATTGGTATGCGACGTGCCGGGGCTTCAAGAGAAGCGACAACATCGTTCTTAGTATCAACACCAGAAACAGGCGTTGATAGCGTAGCTATTTCTTATGGGATGTTTGGCCCGTTTATGGCTGTCGCCCGTCCTATTGCCGCTCTTTTTAGTGCTATTACAACAGGCTTGTTAATGGCATTTCTACCCGCAGAACAAAAAGAAGCAGTCAAAGAGGCCGCCACAACCAGTTCCTGCGGTGGTTCATCATGTGGCTGCTCAGGTGGTGATGAAAAACCAGTAGAGGTTACAAAACCTTCGTTCAGCCAAAATACCCTGAACGGACTACACTATGCATTTGGAGACATATTTGACGACATAGCTGGCTGGCTTGTGTTTGGCCTTGTTCTTGCCACCGCCGTTATGACCTGGGTCCCGCCAATGGCCTTTGCCGAATACGCGACGGGTATCATGGGTATGGTTATTATGGTTATCATTGGTATTCCAATGTATATCTGCGCCACAGCATCAACCCCTGTGGCTGTTAGCCTTATCTTGGCTGGTGTGTCGCCGGGAGCGGCAATGGTCTTCATGCTTGCAGGTCCAGCTACAAATGTCGCTACTATGGGCATTGTCCGCAAAGAAATGGGGAATGCGGCTTTAGGTCTGTATCTTTCTGGTATCATTGTCACCAGCATACTTGCAGGGTTGGCGACTGATTATGTAGCCCAGAAAATGGGGTATGACGTCTTGGTTCAAATGTCAGGGGATACAGAGTTGATCCCCACTTGGATTGCGATCAGCACATTGGTCGTGCTTGGGGTACTGCTGACCAAAAAGCTTTCCAAAGATATGATTGGTGCATTTTCTCGTGTTTTCCGTAAGGAAAGCCTCGAGGTAAGTTGA
- the gluQRS gene encoding tRNA glutamyl-Q(34) synthetase GluQRS, translating into MSLIITRFAPSPTGYLHLGHAFSALFCAEKGERFLLRIEDIDQGRCRPDYIEAIYEDLAWLGLSWETPVRVQSEHMKDYAQALNKLDDMGLLYPCFCTRKEIQAEIERAGHAPHGPDGVLYPGTCKNLSVQHRSNLIAQGKSFALRLDMDKAITHAGPLTWFDHDKGEQQATPEVFGDVVLARKDTPTSYHISVCVDDHIQGINLITRGQDLFHATHIHRLLQDLLKLDVPEYHHHGLMVGEDGKRFAKRDKSLTLRSLRESGACVEDVLERLR; encoded by the coding sequence ATGTCGTTGATTATCACCAGATTTGCCCCAAGCCCGACAGGTTACCTCCACCTTGGTCATGCCTTTAGCGCCCTTTTCTGCGCTGAAAAAGGCGAGCGTTTTTTACTTCGCATCGAAGATATCGATCAGGGGCGCTGTCGCCCGGACTATATTGAGGCAATCTATGAAGACCTCGCCTGGCTTGGCCTAAGCTGGGAAACACCCGTGCGCGTACAGTCTGAACATATGAAAGACTATGCCCAAGCCCTCAACAAGCTGGACGATATGGGACTGCTTTATCCCTGTTTTTGTACCCGAAAAGAAATTCAGGCTGAAATTGAACGCGCCGGTCATGCCCCCCATGGCCCAGACGGCGTGCTATACCCCGGCACTTGTAAAAATCTCTCCGTCCAACACCGCAGTAATCTGATTGCCCAAGGCAAAAGCTTTGCCCTGCGCCTTGATATGGACAAAGCCATCACTCATGCAGGCCCGCTCACATGGTTTGATCACGACAAAGGCGAACAACAGGCCACACCTGAGGTTTTTGGTGATGTTGTGCTGGCACGCAAAGACACCCCGACCAGCTATCATATTTCTGTGTGCGTGGATGACCATATACAAGGCATCAATCTCATCACCCGCGGGCAAGACCTGTTTCATGCAACCCACATCCATCGCCTTTTACAGGACTTACTCAAACTTGATGTCCCAGAGTATCACCATCATGGTTTGATGGTTGGTGAAGATGGCAAACGTTTTGCCAAACGAGACAAATCCCTCACCCTTCGCTCCCTGCGTGAAAGCGGTGCTTGCGTTGAGGATGTTTTAGAGCGGCTGAGGTAA
- a CDS encoding NUDIX hydrolase: MGFIDHIHACNNHDLEKFVGFYGQDDTQIGWVRKDHLVHLDGFSDVLKLKGSGAYLIEQGDLTSALARVSRALYDKGLLEHWRDEPYEVKQGFADDPLFLMERCATPFFGIRAFGVHINGFVKSKDTIKMWIAKRAGDRAICPGMWDNMVAGGQPAGLSLKDNIIKECAEEANIPFELADKAQPVGTISYMMETDGGIKPDVMFCYDLEVPEDFVPENTDGEVESFTLMDVQEVAEIVRNTFDFKFNCNLVIIDFLIRHGILCPDDCADYEELVRGLRR, translated from the coding sequence ATGGGCTTCATAGATCATATTCATGCCTGTAACAATCACGATCTGGAAAAGTTTGTGGGTTTTTATGGGCAAGATGACACGCAGATCGGCTGGGTGCGCAAAGACCATCTGGTCCATCTTGATGGTTTTAGCGATGTTTTGAAGCTGAAGGGCAGTGGGGCCTATCTAATAGAGCAGGGTGATTTGACCTCTGCTCTGGCCCGTGTGAGCCGAGCCCTTTATGACAAAGGTCTATTGGAACATTGGCGCGATGAACCTTATGAAGTGAAGCAAGGTTTTGCTGATGACCCGTTGTTTTTGATGGAACGCTGTGCTACGCCTTTTTTCGGTATTCGCGCTTTTGGAGTACATATCAACGGGTTTGTCAAAAGCAAAGACACGATCAAGATGTGGATCGCCAAACGCGCGGGTGATCGCGCTATATGCCCGGGCATGTGGGATAATATGGTTGCAGGTGGTCAGCCTGCAGGATTATCCCTTAAAGATAATATCATCAAAGAATGCGCAGAAGAGGCCAATATCCCTTTTGAGCTGGCAGACAAAGCCCAGCCTGTCGGCACCATCAGTTACATGATGGAAACCGATGGCGGGATCAAGCCGGATGTGATGTTCTGTTATGACCTTGAGGTGCCAGAAGATTTTGTACCTGAAAATACAGACGGTGAAGTGGAAAGCTTCACCTTAATGGATGTGCAAGAGGTGGCTGAGATTGTGAGAAATACATTTGATTTCAAATTCAATTGTAATCTCGTGATTATCGATTTCCTCATCCGCCACGGCATCCTTTGTCCTGATGATTGTGCTGATTATGAAGAACTAGTGAGAGGCTTGCGCCGATGA
- a CDS encoding HNH endonuclease: protein MQVAQAYYPALVLNADFRPLSYFPLSLWSWQEAIRNVFIGRVRVVSQYDTVVHSPSCEMRLPSVLVLKEYAKPPPGVAFTRFNLFLRDMFSCQYCGIQLPAHDLTFDHVRPRCRGGRTHWENIVTACRPCNAQKGQLSIAEAQMELMTRPYQPSAYELREHGRFFPPNHLHESWRDFLYWDSELDEF from the coding sequence ATGCAAGTTGCACAGGCATATTATCCGGCTCTGGTCCTCAATGCTGACTTTCGTCCATTGAGCTACTTCCCTCTGTCCCTCTGGTCATGGCAAGAAGCGATTAGAAACGTCTTTATCGGGCGGGTTCGTGTTGTCTCGCAATATGATACGGTTGTGCATTCCCCATCTTGTGAGATGAGGTTACCCAGCGTTCTTGTGCTTAAAGAATATGCCAAACCTCCACCCGGTGTTGCCTTTACACGGTTTAACTTGTTTTTGCGCGATATGTTTTCCTGCCAATATTGCGGCATACAGCTGCCCGCCCATGATCTTACCTTTGATCATGTACGGCCAAGGTGTCGTGGCGGGCGAACCCATTGGGAAAATATCGTCACGGCGTGCCGTCCCTGTAACGCGCAAAAAGGACAACTCAGTATTGCTGAGGCGCAAATGGAGCTGATGACACGACCCTATCAACCCAGTGCTTATGAGCTTCGCGAGCATGGGCGTTTTTTTCCGCCAAACCATCTTCATGAAAGCTGGCGTGATTTCCTTTATTGGGACTCTGAGCTCGACGAGTTCTAG
- a CDS encoding response regulator, with protein MPTLESLGLKNLSVLVVERDRFAANLIQTILSTFGVREFYYAFNDDEVMEFLKLKQPNLIITEYKLKNCETLDLVKSIRNASFERYQHSNILMCTGASDIPTVKAARDAGVTEFLAKPDTGYTLYRRICSMVTHPRPFTDCRAFKGPERRRKKEIMLPERRHHEDEMRHH; from the coding sequence ATGCCTACTTTAGAAAGCTTGGGACTGAAAAACCTTTCTGTTCTTGTGGTTGAAAGGGATCGCTTTGCAGCTAACCTCATTCAGACCATTCTTAGTACTTTTGGTGTGAGAGAATTTTACTATGCCTTCAATGATGATGAGGTCATGGAGTTTTTAAAATTAAAACAGCCCAATCTGATCATCACCGAATATAAATTAAAAAACTGCGAGACCCTTGATTTGGTGAAATCAATCCGCAATGCATCCTTTGAGCGTTATCAACATTCAAACATCTTAATGTGCACAGGGGCTTCTGATATCCCAACCGTTAAGGCCGCGCGCGATGCAGGTGTTACTGAATTTTTAGCAAAACCCGACACCGGATATACTCTTTATCGTCGGATTTGTTCCATGGTTACACACCCGCGCCCCTTTACCGATTGCCGTGCCTTTAAAGGGCCTGAACGAAGGCGTAAAAAAGAGATCATGCTGCCTGAACGGCGCCACCATGAAGATGAGATGCGTCATCACTAG
- a CDS encoding substrate-binding periplasmic protein, translated as MRFFGLFLFSLFLCNSVFSQEKPSVIHIAFEDVANPPRIMNSIRNSHSKLPGLTLELLSLIEKKLNVEFEFTRTPWARCKVLLKSNIADGIFHASYKKEREKFGVYPKLNGRIDASRSVFFRNYAVYVRSDSEAYIEDGQLKNVDGTVSAKIGYSVISDLEKNGLEVDSVKKISNGLDMVSVGRVSAFVDLEEMTDAYIAQNNSKYPNLKKMKIPYRTKAYYLIFSKEFYAKNKKLTEQIWDALAEISSSAEFIKIRHKYLLM; from the coding sequence GTGAGATTTTTTGGGCTTTTTCTATTTTCATTATTCCTTTGTAACAGTGTATTTTCACAAGAAAAGCCAAGTGTAATCCATATCGCATTTGAAGATGTCGCTAACCCACCAAGGATTATGAACTCTATTCGGAATTCACATTCAAAATTACCTGGTTTAACGCTTGAACTATTGAGTTTAATTGAGAAAAAATTAAACGTTGAGTTCGAGTTTACGCGAACACCTTGGGCGCGGTGTAAGGTTTTGCTGAAGTCCAACATTGCGGATGGGATTTTTCACGCAAGCTACAAAAAAGAACGAGAAAAATTTGGTGTATATCCAAAGCTAAATGGAAGAATTGATGCATCTCGTTCAGTTTTTTTCCGTAACTATGCGGTTTATGTTCGCAGCGACAGTGAAGCTTATATTGAAGATGGTCAGCTTAAAAACGTAGATGGCACGGTGTCTGCAAAAATTGGATATTCAGTTATTTCTGACTTAGAAAAAAACGGCTTGGAAGTTGATAGTGTAAAGAAAATTTCCAATGGTTTAGATATGGTCAGTGTTGGAAGGGTTTCAGCTTTTGTGGACTTGGAAGAAATGACCGATGCATATATTGCGCAAAATAATAGCAAATACCCAAATTTGAAAAAAATGAAAATTCCATATAGAACAAAAGCTTATTATTTGATTTTCTCTAAAGAGTTTTATGCAAAAAATAAAAAACTGACTGAGCAAATATGGGATGCCTTGGCAGAGATTTCGAGTTCAGCTGAATTTATTAAAATTCGGCATAAATATCTTTTGATGTAG
- a CDS encoding DMT family transporter yields the protein MQQRPDHIQGLIFASLGALALTPDGLLVRLVGTDDWTTVFWRGLFIAIGLISSQIVMHKSKALGILTPTTFKEWLAIILSAIGTLTFVLSITHTTVANTLVILSTMSLFAALLSMVFLKERIALRTWVAMGCAIIGILIVFMDDLDGAGLSGKLFALACAFVTAANMTVIRSEKQISVPTIFAWGGLIIAIPALYFAPSLMINMQATVTLITMGGLNAIAFVLLGLGAKRIPSPEVSLLMLLETIIGPIWVWLVLQEVPSINALIGGTIVITTLALHAFASLKANRQA from the coding sequence ATGCAACAACGACCCGACCATATTCAAGGGCTGATCTTTGCCTCTTTAGGGGCATTGGCCTTAACACCGGATGGTTTGCTTGTGCGCCTTGTGGGTACAGATGACTGGACCACCGTTTTCTGGCGTGGGCTTTTCATTGCAATCGGGCTGATCTCATCACAAATCGTGATGCATAAATCCAAGGCCCTTGGCATCTTAACCCCAACTACCTTTAAAGAATGGCTGGCAATTATTTTATCCGCCATCGGTACCTTAACCTTTGTGTTGTCCATCACCCATACAACGGTTGCCAATACCTTGGTGATTTTAAGCACCATGTCACTTTTTGCCGCCCTGCTCAGTATGGTCTTTTTAAAAGAGCGCATTGCCTTGCGCACATGGGTTGCCATGGGCTGTGCCATCATCGGCATCCTCATTGTCTTTATGGATGATCTTGATGGCGCAGGTCTATCGGGTAAACTTTTTGCCTTGGCCTGCGCGTTTGTAACAGCGGCAAATATGACCGTGATCCGTAGTGAAAAACAAATCAGCGTCCCCACTATTTTTGCATGGGGCGGCTTGATCATCGCCATTCCTGCGCTTTATTTTGCGCCGAGCCTGATGATCAACATGCAAGCCACCGTGACCCTCATCACCATGGGCGGGCTTAATGCCATTGCCTTTGTGTTACTCGGTCTTGGGGCCAAACGTATCCCTTCGCCCGAAGTCAGCCTCCTTATGTTACTGGAAACCATTATCGGCCCCATCTGGGTCTGGCTGGTCTTGCAAGAAGTGCCCTCAATCAACGCTCTCATTGGCGGCACAATCGTTATCACCACACTGGCCTTACATGCCTTTGCCAGTTTAAAGGCCAACAGACAGGCATAA
- a CDS encoding HD domain-containing phosphohydrolase has product MTALREFNGIDIDLGRAAHTVTKALDYVGIDDKSHGRRVGLICHRISHYLGWDRDRRHFILLAGMLHDCGVSSTAIHQKLLDEMEWDGAEEHCVRGDFFLKSFPPFSPYAEAIRYHHTRWEEFPDTVAQDVREHANLVFLADRLDVAYAIFTLDKPGHETLLHRDDILGQLEPFIGTLFSKEIFEAAKKAIVKDSFWLELQDEFLDDAIFETLSFSDHRISLLFEEIEALGELISQIVDAKSPFTHYHSLRVADLAYSISGYVGYGEKERRTLRIAGLLHDVGKLRTPDEILEKPSGLSPTELAQMRRHPMDSKRVLNAIFPDTPIGKWASEHHEKLNGSGYPYGWSAEMIDEPTRILAIADIFQALCQKRPYRDRLKVNEVLEIMDKMVEANELDRDIYQFLTTNKDELYQTAIREG; this is encoded by the coding sequence ATGACGGCTCTTAGAGAGTTCAACGGAATAGATATCGATCTTGGGCGTGCCGCGCATACGGTGACGAAGGCGTTAGACTATGTTGGGATTGATGATAAGAGCCATGGGCGTCGTGTGGGGCTGATCTGTCATCGTATCTCACATTATCTCGGCTGGGATCGTGATCGCCGTCATTTTATTCTTTTAGCGGGTATGCTGCATGATTGTGGTGTGTCTTCTACCGCCATTCACCAGAAGCTACTGGACGAAATGGAATGGGACGGGGCAGAAGAACATTGTGTGCGAGGTGATTTTTTCTTAAAAAGCTTCCCGCCATTTTCCCCTTATGCCGAAGCCATTCGCTATCATCATACCCGTTGGGAAGAGTTTCCAGATACAGTTGCTCAGGATGTGCGCGAACATGCCAATCTTGTTTTTTTGGCAGACCGCCTTGATGTGGCCTATGCGATCTTTACCTTGGATAAGCCCGGGCATGAGACCTTGCTCCATCGTGATGATATTTTGGGGCAGTTAGAGCCTTTTATCGGTACACTCTTCAGTAAAGAGATTTTTGAAGCCGCCAAGAAAGCCATTGTGAAAGATAGTTTTTGGTTAGAGCTTCAAGATGAGTTTCTCGATGATGCCATCTTTGAAACCTTGTCGTTTAGTGATCATCGCATCTCTCTTCTCTTTGAAGAGATTGAAGCCTTGGGGGAGTTGATCTCTCAAATCGTCGATGCGAAAAGTCCTTTTACCCATTATCATAGTTTGCGGGTTGCTGATCTTGCCTATTCAATTTCCGGCTATGTGGGCTATGGTGAAAAAGAACGCCGCACCTTGCGCATTGCAGGATTGCTCCATGATGTGGGTAAATTGCGCACACCTGATGAGATTTTAGAAAAACCATCGGGCCTGTCTCCCACTGAGCTTGCCCAGATGCGCCGCCATCCCATGGATAGTAAGCGCGTACTTAATGCGATTTTCCCCGATACACCCATCGGTAAATGGGCCTCTGAGCATCATGAAAAGCTCAATGGTTCGGGTTACCCTTATGGCTGGAGTGCGGAGATGATTGATGAGCCAACACGCATTTTGGCAATTGCAGATATTTTTCAGGCCCTTTGTCAAAAGCGTCCCTATCGTGACCGTCTAAAGGTCAATGAAGTCTTGGAAATTATGGATAAGATGGTTGAGGCCAATGAGCTAGACCGTGATATCTATCAGTTCCTTACGACCAATAAGGATGAGCTTTATCAAACCGCCATTCGAGAAGGCTAA
- the rpsD gene encoding 30S ribosomal protein S4: MSKRISAKYKIDRRLGVNLWGRAKSPINRRDSRPGQHGQRRRKVSDFGLQLMGKQKLKGYYANISEKQFRRYYKEAVRRVGDTGENLIGLLETRLDAVVYRMKFVPTMFAARQFVSHGHVLVNGKKVTIASYLVKEGDTVEVRAKSREIPMVLEAVSSGERDVPEYHDVDHKKMVGKFVRVPKLEDVPYPVQMEPNLVIEYYSR; encoded by the coding sequence ATGTCTAAGCGTATTAGCGCAAAGTATAAAATCGACCGTCGCCTCGGTGTAAACCTCTGGGGCCGCGCCAAATCTCCAATCAACCGTCGCGATTCCCGTCCGGGTCAGCACGGTCAGCGTCGCCGCAAAGTTTCTGACTTCGGTTTGCAGCTCATGGGTAAGCAGAAGCTGAAAGGCTACTATGCGAACATCTCTGAGAAACAGTTCCGTCGTTACTACAAAGAAGCTGTTCGTCGCGTTGGTGATACAGGCGAAAACCTGATCGGTCTGTTGGAAACACGCCTTGATGCTGTTGTTTACCGCATGAAATTCGTTCCAACTATGTTTGCTGCACGTCAGTTCGTAAGCCACGGCCACGTACTGGTGAACGGTAAGAAAGTAACAATTGCTTCTTACCTTGTTAAAGAAGGCGACACAGTTGAAGTTCGCGCCAAGTCTCGCGAAATCCCAATGGTTTTGGAAGCTGTTTCTTCTGGCGAACGTGATGTTCCTGAATATCACGATGTAGACCACAAGAAAATGGTTGGTAAGTTTGTACGTGTACCAAAATTGGAAGACGTTCCTTACCCGGTTCAAATGGAACCAAACCTGGTAATCGAATATTACTCACGTTAA